One Pseudomonas abieticivorans genomic region harbors:
- a CDS encoding response regulator: MSSDAQDVVLIVEDEPSILMVLSAYLSGEGYRVLEAKNGEEAFEVLASKPHLDLIVTDFRLPGGISGVQIAEPALMLRPDLKVIFISGFPQEIRETGSELAKRVPILAKPFDLDTLGAQIQKLLV; this comes from the coding sequence ATGAGCTCAGATGCACAAGACGTAGTCCTCATCGTCGAAGATGAACCTTCGATTTTGATGGTGTTGTCCGCTTACTTGTCGGGTGAAGGTTACCGTGTGCTGGAGGCCAAGAATGGCGAGGAAGCGTTCGAGGTACTGGCCAGCAAACCCCACTTGGACCTGATCGTCACCGATTTTCGCCTGCCTGGTGGCATTTCCGGTGTGCAGATCGCAGAGCCGGCACTCATGCTGCGTCCGGATTTGAAAGTGATCTTTATCAGTGGCTTCCCCCAGGAAATCCGCGAGACCGGCAGCGAGCTCGCCAAGCGAGTGCCGATCCTGGCCAAGCCGTTCGACCTGGACACGCTGGGCGCGCAGATCCAGAAGTTATTGGTCTGA